One segment of Solanum stenotomum isolate F172 chromosome 1, ASM1918654v1, whole genome shotgun sequence DNA contains the following:
- the LOC125854638 gene encoding protein PELPK1-like, whose amino-acid sequence MRYNSYHLSSLLLLAFLDLFFIYCNITGATARHLLETPLPEIPKPELPKVPALPKPEIPTVPKPAELPTISKPEIPAVPKPELPTFPKPQLPTLPKPNMPENPTMPKLEFPPLKKSEIPAVPKTEVPPAMKKPDVPTLPKPELPSVPKPEIPEVPKPNAPKLPKLKVPTMPKPEEPTMPKPEIPDLPKPKVPELPKIKVPTMPKSEVTTMPKPEIPELPRPKVPELSKPEVPTIPKPEISELPKPKVPELPKLEVPTIPKPEIPELPKPKVPELPKLKVPTMPKPEIPELPKPTLPSLCPPYKSATP is encoded by the coding sequence ACTGGAGCAACTGCACGACACCTTCTAGAGACGCCCCTCCCTGAGATACCTAAACCAGAACTCCCCAAAGTGCCAGCGTTGCCAAAGCCTGAAATCCCAACTGTGCCAAAACCTGCTGAGCTTCCAACCATATCAAAGCCTGAGATCCCCGCTGTTCCAAAGCCTGAGCTACCAACTTTCCCGAAGCCCCAGTTACCAACTTTGCCAAAGCCTAATATGCCTGAGAATCCCACAATGCCAAAACTAGAGTTTCCTCCCTTGAAAAAGTCAGAAATCCCAGCAGTTCCAAAGACTGAGGTTCCTCCGGCTATGAAAAAGCCTGATGTTCCAACTTTACCAAAGCCCGAGCTACCGAGTGTGCCAAAGCCAGAAATTCCAGAAGTACCAAAGCCAAATGCCCCCAAGCTTCCAAAGCTAAAAGTCCCAACAATGCCAAAGCCTGAAGAACCAACTATGCCGAAGCCTGAAATCCCAGATTTACCAAAGCCAAAAGTCCCAGAGCTTCCAAAGATAAAAGTGCCAACAATGCCAAAGTCTGAAGTAACAACTATGCCAAAGCCAGAAATCCCAGAATTACCAAGGCCAAAAGTCCCAGAACTTTCGAAGCCAGAAGTACCAACTATCCCAAAGCCTGAAATCTCAGAGCTACCAAAGCCAAAAGTCCCAGAACTTCCGAAGCTAGAAGTACCAACTATCCCAAAGCCTGAAATTCCAGAACTACCAAAGCCAAAAGTCCCAGAACTTCCAAAGCTAAAAGTTCCAACAATGCCAAAGCCTGAAATCCCAGAACTGCCTAAACCAACTCTTCCTTCACTTTGTCCACCATACAAATCCGCTACTCCTTGA